A genomic segment from Streptosporangium roseum DSM 43021 encodes:
- a CDS encoding acyltransferase family protein has product MSDTRSPFQLPTPRDDGAPDADTGGSAGGQGRTPAPWPMPEHAQSSQTSWPEPPDRASTASSWGRRDAQGSEEDPGEVTAWGYPAYQEPQSSAKEDAWANWDTQTPPGEQEQAPRRETRKSSGSQGRTPYGDTPPPAAPGARAAGEDAPSPAAPEFWAMHEEARPSAAPEGWPAAQPPSAPDPWATRDAQQPAVPGSWATRGDAQPSAARETRAPYADVRPPGPRSPLDMTHRAAPAGNLLDPLDPAWASDHDAARTQAAPAAWAPEAPRHRPQPQEAPAAERPFSYWENSARDPEPSPWGRFPEQEPEQAQEQRPEEAPAAPPARKKREPYLDNVKFVLIALVVTGHSLVPTLAAHSAKSAYLFIYTFHMPAFVLISGYLGRNFWNSNAKINKLVDTMLVPYVVVEIGYALLRYGLGQKWTLTIIDPAWLNWYLLALVLWRISTPIWNRMRQPLLVAVVIYMVAGFSEISGDFSIDRFFGLLPFYVLGLVLKPEHFDLLKPVWVRIVAGITVAGGIAVAVFIAPHVNLKPIYFRYSIKSMDTSWLIGLGVRGAVLVAALAMSVALLALVPRRETWFSDLGTRTLYAYLLHGVVVLIAKDQGWLSFPWLYGPLGVLAIMSSSLALAIVLCLPETRTLFKWLLEPRLVWLYRRPSADSPGKQAEPARKESSAAVPR; this is encoded by the coding sequence GTGAGCGACACCCGATCCCCCTTCCAGCTTCCGACCCCCCGGGACGACGGCGCCCCCGACGCCGACACCGGCGGGTCCGCCGGCGGACAGGGCCGGACACCCGCCCCGTGGCCGATGCCCGAGCACGCGCAGTCGTCCCAGACCTCCTGGCCGGAGCCACCGGACCGTGCTTCCACCGCCTCCTCCTGGGGCCGCCGGGACGCGCAGGGCTCGGAGGAGGACCCCGGCGAGGTCACCGCCTGGGGCTACCCGGCCTACCAGGAGCCGCAGTCCTCCGCCAAGGAGGACGCGTGGGCGAACTGGGACACCCAGACACCTCCCGGAGAGCAGGAGCAGGCACCGCGGCGGGAGACCCGGAAGTCCTCCGGGTCCCAGGGCCGGACGCCGTACGGGGACACCCCGCCGCCCGCCGCCCCCGGGGCACGGGCGGCGGGCGAGGACGCCCCGTCGCCCGCCGCGCCGGAGTTCTGGGCGATGCACGAGGAGGCACGACCGTCCGCCGCGCCGGAGGGGTGGCCCGCCGCCCAGCCGCCCTCGGCGCCCGACCCCTGGGCGACGCGCGACGCCCAGCAGCCCGCGGTGCCGGGGTCCTGGGCGACGCGCGGGGACGCACAGCCGTCAGCCGCGCGGGAGACGCGGGCGCCGTACGCGGACGTGCGGCCCCCCGGCCCCCGGAGCCCGCTGGACATGACGCACCGCGCCGCACCCGCCGGGAACCTGCTGGACCCGCTGGACCCCGCCTGGGCCTCGGACCACGACGCCGCCCGGACGCAGGCCGCTCCCGCGGCGTGGGCGCCGGAGGCCCCCCGGCACAGGCCGCAGCCGCAGGAGGCTCCGGCCGCCGAGCGGCCGTTCTCCTACTGGGAGAACTCCGCCCGTGACCCCGAGCCCTCCCCCTGGGGCCGGTTCCCGGAGCAGGAGCCGGAGCAGGCGCAGGAGCAGCGCCCGGAGGAGGCACCCGCCGCTCCCCCGGCCAGGAAGAAGCGCGAGCCGTACCTCGACAACGTCAAGTTCGTCCTGATCGCCCTGGTCGTGACCGGGCACTCGCTGGTGCCCACCCTGGCCGCGCACTCGGCCAAGTCGGCCTACCTGTTCATCTACACCTTCCACATGCCGGCGTTCGTGCTGATCAGCGGTTATCTCGGCCGGAACTTCTGGAACTCCAACGCCAAGATCAACAAGCTGGTCGACACCATGCTGGTGCCCTACGTGGTCGTGGAGATCGGCTACGCGCTGCTCCGCTACGGGCTGGGCCAGAAATGGACCCTGACGATCATCGACCCGGCCTGGCTGAACTGGTACCTGCTGGCCCTGGTGCTCTGGCGGATCTCCACGCCCATCTGGAACCGGATGCGGCAGCCGCTGCTGGTTGCGGTGGTCATCTACATGGTGGCCGGCTTCTCGGAGATCTCCGGCGACTTCAGCATCGACCGCTTCTTCGGCCTGCTCCCCTTCTACGTGCTCGGCCTGGTGCTCAAGCCCGAGCACTTCGACCTGCTCAAGCCGGTCTGGGTCAGGATCGTGGCCGGGATCACGGTCGCCGGGGGCATCGCGGTGGCGGTCTTCATCGCCCCGCACGTCAACCTCAAGCCGATCTACTTCCGCTACAGCATCAAGTCCATGGACACGAGCTGGCTGATCGGGCTCGGCGTGCGCGGCGCCGTGCTGGTCGCGGCGCTGGCCATGTCGGTCGCGCTGCTGGCCCTGGTGCCCCGGCGCGAGACCTGGTTCTCCGACCTCGGCACCCGCACGCTCTACGCCTACCTGCTCCACGGCGTCGTGGTGCTCATCGCCAAGGACCAGGGGTGGCTGAGCTTCCCCTGGCTGTACGGCCCGCTGGGCGTGCTGGCGATCATGTCCAGCTCCCTGGCGCTGGCCATCGTCCTGTGCCTGCCGGAGACGCGCACGCTCTTCAAGTGGCTGCTGGAACCCCGCCTGGTCTGGCTCTACCGCCGCCCGTCGGCGGACTCCCCCGGCAAGCAGGCGGAACCGGCCCGCAAGGAGAGTTCAGCGGCAGTTCCTCGGTAA
- a CDS encoding LCP family protein, with protein MSDHRHVAVEDRRAEPTSPGRRASRRAGGNGGAPPEIPVEYARPPRNPGRKAKRLSVGAWISVAMTGVLVVGTLGAYKLYRDIDGSIVRDDVESRLGANRPPETGALNVLVVGSDSRAGAGNKKYGQHMQADGERTDTIILLHISPNRDKATMISFPRDSMVQVPNCKNPKTKAIIPGGLKQINATFNEGGIDCTWTTIETLTQIRINHYVKVDFAGFKGIVDALGGIEICLPKDVTDKRAKLDLTKGKHVVKGETALAYVRARYGLGDGSDTSRIKRQQVFLNQVMQKATSSDLLTDLGKLTGFLNAAAASVTVDKNLDTGRMLEIAQSAKSLTAKGLQAVTVPFQPYPADTARVQFRQPAADELFESIRSDIEVTKSPTPEASPKPVIKHEQVQVQVFNGTDTPGRAKEVADKLAAQGFRVIQVGNARPATGNVPATTLRYGKKDAEGAAYADAVAARLSGDKLAPVAGKTKPVSVENYAATIPATPLPTGPVVQLIIGADWKGVRVPTKIPDSLKGDIVDSETNPCQ; from the coding sequence ATGAGCGACCATCGGCACGTCGCCGTCGAGGACCGCCGGGCGGAGCCGACCAGCCCCGGCCGCCGGGCCTCCCGGCGGGCGGGCGGGAACGGCGGAGCGCCCCCCGAGATCCCCGTGGAGTACGCCAGGCCGCCCCGCAACCCGGGCCGCAAGGCCAAGCGGCTGAGCGTCGGCGCCTGGATCAGCGTCGCGATGACCGGCGTCCTGGTGGTCGGCACCCTCGGCGCCTACAAGCTCTACCGCGACATCGACGGCAGCATCGTCCGTGACGACGTCGAGAGCAGGCTCGGCGCCAACCGCCCCCCGGAGACCGGGGCGCTCAACGTGCTCGTCGTGGGCTCCGACAGCCGCGCCGGCGCCGGCAACAAGAAGTACGGCCAGCACATGCAGGCCGACGGCGAGCGGACCGACACGATCATCCTGCTCCACATCTCGCCGAACCGCGACAAGGCGACCATGATCAGCTTCCCCCGCGACTCCATGGTCCAGGTGCCCAACTGCAAGAACCCCAAGACGAAGGCGATCATCCCCGGCGGCCTCAAGCAGATCAACGCGACCTTCAACGAAGGTGGCATCGACTGCACGTGGACGACGATCGAGACGCTGACCCAGATCCGCATCAACCACTACGTCAAGGTGGATTTTGCCGGGTTCAAGGGCATCGTCGACGCGCTGGGCGGCATCGAGATCTGCCTGCCCAAGGACGTGACGGACAAGAGGGCCAAGCTCGATCTGACCAAGGGCAAGCACGTGGTGAAGGGCGAGACCGCCCTCGCCTACGTCCGCGCCCGCTACGGGCTCGGCGACGGCAGCGACACCAGCCGGATCAAGCGCCAGCAGGTCTTCCTCAACCAGGTGATGCAGAAGGCCACCAGCTCCGACCTGCTCACCGACCTCGGCAAGCTCACCGGCTTCCTGAACGCCGCCGCCGCCTCGGTGACGGTGGACAAGAACCTTGACACCGGGCGCATGCTGGAGATCGCCCAGAGCGCGAAGTCCCTCACCGCCAAGGGGCTGCAGGCCGTCACCGTGCCCTTCCAGCCCTACCCGGCCGACACCGCGCGGGTCCAGTTCCGGCAGCCCGCCGCCGACGAGCTGTTCGAGTCGATCCGCAGCGACATCGAGGTGACCAAGAGCCCGACGCCCGAGGCCTCCCCCAAGCCGGTCATCAAGCACGAGCAGGTCCAGGTCCAAGTCTTCAACGGCACCGATACGCCGGGAAGGGCCAAGGAGGTGGCCGACAAACTGGCCGCCCAGGGCTTCCGGGTGATCCAGGTCGGCAACGCCCGTCCGGCGACTGGCAACGTGCCCGCCACCACGCTGCGCTACGGCAAGAAGGACGCCGAGGGCGCCGCCTACGCCGACGCGGTGGCCGCCCGGCTCTCCGGAGACAAGCTCGCCCCCGTCGCGGGCAAGACGAAGCCCGTCAGCGTGGAGAACTACGCCGCGACCATCCCTGCCACCCCGCTCCCCACCGGCCCGGTCGTCCAGCTGATCATCGGCGCCGACTGGAAGGGCGTCCGGGTCCCCACCAAGATCCCCGACTCCCTCAAGGGCGACATCGTCGACAGCGAGACCAACCCCTGCCAGTGA
- a CDS encoding type II toxin-antitoxin system Phd/YefM family antitoxin: protein MSEPFPTDHTVGVRDLTHGTSQVLAQVKAGETLTITERGEPIAMVIPLRQPKMVMSAVGYATSGDPTWASRADEDLDGSGE, encoded by the coding sequence ATGAGCGAGCCCTTTCCCACTGACCACACCGTAGGCGTGCGTGACCTCACTCATGGAACCAGTCAGGTTCTCGCACAGGTCAAGGCCGGCGAGACGCTGACCATCACCGAGCGGGGTGAACCGATCGCCATGGTCATTCCGCTCCGGCAGCCGAAGATGGTCATGTCCGCCGTGGGGTATGCGACGAGTGGAGATCCCACGTGGGCCTCCCGCGCTGACGAGGACCTCGACGGATCCGGCGAATGA
- a CDS encoding permease-like cell division protein FtsX, giving the protein MPTVGRILLAGVTALAVTFGTAGAAGAAGAADRQDRQGVQVLPPPDDWPEGGTFTVFLCRDYDVWENCRGRATTAEQERALETRLRAMPEVTEVEFESREEAMANFRQQNAGNKTLLSALQVEDMPESFRGRLRRWDDILPFRSELRKAAGVSTVYSFGDFFWKDKADVAVTLCGHKKTVYACKGRGSATLEEKKALEARLGTLEESQNLYFENRAHARRVFGHVWAMKSLGSGVLLERRFPESYYVKLVDPGRAKTVINAVKGMAGVYEAVMVGDGRSVPMTVRTR; this is encoded by the coding sequence ATGCCGACGGTCGGACGGATCCTGCTGGCCGGGGTGACGGCTCTCGCCGTGACGTTCGGGACAGCCGGGGCCGCGGGAGCGGCCGGGGCGGCGGATCGACAGGATCGGCAGGGCGTCCAGGTGCTTCCGCCGCCGGACGACTGGCCCGAGGGCGGCACATTCACCGTCTTCCTGTGCAGGGACTACGACGTCTGGGAGAACTGCCGGGGGCGGGCGACCACGGCGGAGCAGGAACGCGCGCTGGAGACGAGGTTGCGGGCGATGCCGGAGGTGACGGAGGTCGAGTTCGAGTCCCGCGAGGAGGCGATGGCGAACTTCAGGCAACAGAACGCCGGCAACAAGACCCTGCTCTCGGCCCTCCAGGTCGAGGACATGCCGGAGTCGTTCCGGGGCAGGCTCCGCCGCTGGGACGACATCCTGCCCTTCCGGTCGGAACTGCGGAAGGCGGCAGGCGTCTCCACCGTCTACTCCTTCGGTGATTTCTTCTGGAAGGACAAGGCGGACGTCGCAGTCACGCTGTGCGGGCACAAGAAGACGGTCTACGCCTGCAAGGGGCGAGGGTCGGCCACGCTGGAGGAGAAGAAGGCCCTCGAGGCCCGGCTCGGCACCCTCGAAGAGAGCCAGAACCTCTACTTCGAGAACCGCGCCCACGCCCGCCGGGTGTTCGGGCATGTCTGGGCGATGAAATCCCTCGGCTCCGGTGTTCTTCTGGAGCGTCGTTTCCCGGAGAGCTACTACGTCAAGCTCGTCGATCCGGGTCGCGCCAAGACGGTGATCAACGCGGTCAAGGGGATGGCGGGCGTGTATGAGGCCGTAATGGTGGGCGACGGGCGGTCCGTCCCCATGACCGTCAGGACGAGATGA
- a CDS encoding glycosyltransferase family 2 protein, with product MSTPETSESGPAVDATPYVTIVLPCYNEQDHVIDEVERISEAMDRSGYTYELVAVDDCSTDQTLARLQEAAPRFPNMRIRAFHRNGGSGTVRRIGSQEARGEIVVWTDADMTYPNERIPELVEILDKDHTVDQVVGARTTEEGSHKFLRVPAKWFIRKVAERLAGQKIPDLNSGLRAFRKSVAKPYLRLLPPGFSCVTTITLSFLSNQHDVYYLPIEYSKRAGKSKFSFISDAYRYILQVLRMVMYFNPLKVLMPPALWLVGIGLVKGVVDMVRYGFYLTSNTIVIFLSGLLIGSLALLADLIVRSRSE from the coding sequence GTGAGCACGCCCGAGACATCCGAGAGTGGACCAGCTGTGGACGCAACACCGTACGTCACGATCGTTCTGCCCTGTTACAACGAGCAGGACCATGTCATCGACGAGGTCGAGCGCATCTCCGAGGCCATGGACCGCAGCGGCTACACCTACGAGCTCGTGGCCGTCGACGACTGCTCCACCGACCAGACGCTGGCCAGGCTGCAGGAGGCCGCGCCGCGCTTCCCCAACATGCGGATCAGGGCCTTCCACCGCAACGGTGGGTCGGGCACGGTGCGCAGGATCGGCAGCCAGGAGGCACGCGGCGAGATCGTCGTGTGGACCGACGCGGACATGACGTATCCGAACGAGCGCATCCCCGAGCTCGTCGAGATCCTGGACAAGGACCACACGGTCGACCAGGTCGTGGGCGCGCGGACCACCGAGGAGGGCTCGCACAAGTTCCTGCGGGTGCCGGCCAAGTGGTTCATCCGCAAGGTGGCCGAACGGCTGGCGGGGCAGAAGATCCCCGACCTCAACAGCGGCCTGCGGGCGTTCCGCAAGTCGGTCGCCAAGCCGTACCTGCGGCTGCTGCCGCCCGGGTTCTCCTGCGTCACCACGATCACGCTGTCGTTCCTGTCCAACCAGCACGACGTCTACTACCTGCCGATCGAATACAGCAAGCGGGCGGGCAAGTCGAAGTTCAGCTTCATCTCCGACGCCTACCGCTACATCCTGCAGGTGCTGCGGATGGTCATGTACTTCAACCCGCTCAAGGTCCTCATGCCGCCCGCGCTCTGGCTGGTCGGCATCGGCCTGGTCAAGGGTGTCGTGGACATGGTCCGCTACGGGTTCTACCTGACCAGCAACACCATCGTGATCTTCCTGTCCGGCCTGCTCATCGGCTCGCTGGCGCTGCTCGCCGACCTCATCGTGCGCTCCCGGAGCGAGTAG
- a CDS encoding glycosyltransferase family 4 protein: protein MRIAIVGPAHPYKGGGAAHTTELAHRLRAAGHDVVIESWKAQYPSFLYPGQQTVDTPDGAPFPHVRRELDWRRPDGWVRCGRRLAGADLVILAVLSPVQVPPYLGILYGLRRRTRVVALCHNVLPHERKPYDTPLMKALLRRVDGVLVHSGQQAVLARELGPAPVTVAEMAPHLPVRSPGSGQAGGVTRRLLFFGLVRPYKGLDLLIRALPEDVSLRVAGEFWGGLQETEALIAGLGLTGRVELRPGYVADDDVPGLFADVDALVLPYRSGTASQQVWFGHEHGVPVIASRVGTLGDHVTDGVDGLVVEPGSVEDLRAALAAFYRPGEPERLRAGVKAVDPEPYWAAYVDALVSVGA, encoded by the coding sequence ATGCGGATCGCGATCGTCGGGCCGGCCCATCCCTACAAGGGTGGCGGGGCCGCGCACACCACCGAGCTGGCCCACCGGCTGCGGGCCGCCGGGCACGACGTGGTGATCGAGTCGTGGAAGGCGCAGTACCCGTCCTTCCTCTACCCGGGGCAGCAGACCGTGGACACCCCCGACGGCGCCCCGTTCCCCCACGTCCGCCGCGAGCTCGACTGGCGCCGCCCCGACGGCTGGGTCCGCTGCGGGCGGCGGCTCGCGGGCGCCGACCTGGTGATCCTCGCGGTGCTCAGCCCGGTGCAGGTCCCGCCCTACCTGGGCATCCTGTACGGCCTGCGCCGCCGGACCCGGGTCGTCGCGCTCTGCCACAACGTGCTGCCGCACGAGCGCAAGCCCTATGACACCCCGCTGATGAAGGCCCTGCTCCGCCGGGTCGACGGGGTGCTCGTCCACTCCGGGCAGCAGGCCGTGCTGGCCCGCGAGCTCGGGCCCGCCCCGGTGACGGTGGCCGAGATGGCGCCGCACCTCCCGGTCAGGTCTCCCGGGAGCGGCCAGGCCGGAGGGGTGACGCGCAGGCTGCTGTTCTTCGGCCTGGTCCGGCCGTACAAGGGGCTGGACCTGCTGATCCGCGCGCTGCCCGAAGACGTCTCCCTCCGGGTCGCCGGAGAGTTCTGGGGCGGCCTGCAGGAGACGGAGGCGCTGATCGCCGGGCTCGGGCTGACCGGCCGGGTGGAGCTGCGGCCCGGCTATGTGGCCGACGACGACGTGCCCGGCCTGTTCGCCGACGTCGACGCGCTGGTCCTGCCGTACCGGAGCGGGACGGCCAGCCAGCAGGTGTGGTTCGGCCACGAGCACGGGGTGCCGGTGATCGCCAGCCGGGTGGGGACGCTCGGCGACCACGTCACCGACGGGGTGGACGGGCTGGTCGTCGAGCCCGGCTCGGTGGAGGACCTCCGCGCGGCGCTGGCCGCGTTCTACCGGCCGGGCGAGCCCGAACGGCTCCGCGCCGGGGTCAAGGCCGTCGATCCGGAGCCCTACTGGGCGGCGTACGTGGACGCCCTGGTCTCCGTGGGGGCCTGA
- a CDS encoding lysylphosphatidylglycerol synthase transmembrane domain-containing protein, whose translation MLSRLRSSRLLRVILALVALAFVGYGLAQNWEGTLGALARLSWWSVAGACAAVMAGAGCMLLAWRSVVAGLGSPLPLRVAARVLFVGQLGKYVPGSVWAYAAMMELGRDYGCPPRRTFSATSLGLVISLGCAAGLAAATLPFTARSVAERAWYLVLIIPVIIVCLHPRILTWGLNLALRIARKEPIEQVLPGRALLAAVAWTVLGWLLYGLHTWLVLGDLTGDFSFYPLGAGAYAFAWATGLLVAVVPAGLGVREAAMVAVLVTALDGHGLGPAVTIAGAVALVSRLAFTLTDVAWAGIGWLLGRGTQAPTETRASTYAAQ comes from the coding sequence ATGCTCAGCCGCCTGCGGTCAAGCCGCCTGCTCCGGGTGATACTGGCCCTGGTCGCGCTGGCCTTCGTCGGCTACGGCCTGGCCCAGAACTGGGAGGGCACGCTCGGGGCGCTCGCCCGGCTGTCCTGGTGGTCGGTGGCCGGGGCCTGCGCGGCGGTGATGGCGGGCGCGGGCTGCATGCTCCTCGCCTGGCGCTCCGTGGTCGCCGGGCTGGGCTCCCCGCTGCCGCTGCGCGTGGCCGCGCGCGTGCTGTTCGTCGGCCAGCTCGGCAAATACGTCCCGGGATCCGTCTGGGCCTACGCCGCGATGATGGAGCTGGGCCGCGACTACGGCTGCCCGCCCCGGCGCACCTTCAGCGCCACCTCCCTGGGCCTGGTGATCTCCCTGGGCTGCGCGGCCGGGCTCGCCGCCGCCACGCTGCCGTTCACCGCCCGGTCGGTGGCCGAGCGCGCGTGGTACCTCGTCCTGATCATCCCGGTGATCATCGTGTGCCTGCATCCGAGGATCCTCACCTGGGGCCTGAACCTGGCGCTGCGGATCGCCCGCAAGGAGCCCATCGAGCAGGTGCTGCCCGGCCGCGCCCTGCTCGCCGCCGTCGCCTGGACGGTCCTCGGCTGGCTGCTCTACGGCCTGCACACCTGGCTCGTCCTCGGCGACCTGACCGGCGACTTCTCGTTCTACCCGCTCGGCGCCGGGGCCTACGCCTTCGCCTGGGCGACCGGCCTGCTGGTCGCGGTCGTCCCGGCCGGGCTGGGCGTGCGCGAGGCCGCGATGGTCGCGGTCCTCGTCACGGCGCTGGACGGCCACGGCCTCGGCCCGGCCGTGACCATCGCCGGGGCCGTCGCCCTGGTCTCCCGGCTGGCCTTCACCCTCACCGACGTGGCCTGGGCCGGGATCGGCTGGCTCCTCGGCCGCGGGACTCAGGCCCCCACGGAGACCAGGGCGTCCACGTACGCCGCCCAGTAG
- a CDS encoding class I SAM-dependent methyltransferase translates to MSAERVAQLAYSEFQAAMLDEEKRRRKAAKIVAVLGHFLGRDRDVLDGLTVADIGCSAGFIADELAAAGARRTFGVDIDVPGLRKAAERFGERVEFVCADGTALPFPDGSIDVLVFNHIYEHVVDPDAIMAEMRRVLADDGVLYLGLGNRLGVMEPHYKLPFLSYLPPRLADRYVRLSGRADSYYERYRTRRGLRKMVRGLRVWDYTFPVLATPAAFAGSELFPGVVGRVAGGVLARLPRPVLRGLLPVVPTYLWVATKGTRRPAGAALPQPPDPVLPR, encoded by the coding sequence ATGAGCGCGGAACGGGTGGCGCAGCTGGCGTACTCCGAGTTCCAGGCGGCGATGCTGGACGAGGAGAAGCGCCGCCGCAAGGCCGCGAAGATCGTGGCGGTGCTCGGCCACTTCCTCGGCCGTGACCGGGACGTCCTCGACGGCCTGACGGTCGCGGACATCGGCTGCTCGGCGGGCTTCATCGCCGACGAGCTCGCCGCCGCGGGCGCGAGGCGGACCTTCGGTGTGGACATCGACGTGCCCGGCCTGCGCAAGGCGGCCGAGCGGTTCGGCGAGCGGGTCGAGTTCGTGTGCGCCGACGGCACCGCGCTGCCCTTCCCCGACGGCTCCATCGACGTGCTGGTCTTCAACCACATCTACGAGCACGTGGTGGACCCCGACGCGATCATGGCGGAGATGCGCCGGGTGCTCGCCGACGACGGCGTGCTCTACCTGGGGCTGGGCAACCGGCTCGGGGTGATGGAGCCGCACTACAAGCTGCCCTTCCTGTCCTACCTGCCGCCCAGGCTGGCCGACCGCTACGTCCGGCTGTCCGGCCGCGCGGACAGCTACTACGAGCGCTACCGGACCCGCCGCGGCCTGCGGAAGATGGTGCGCGGCCTGCGGGTGTGGGACTACACCTTCCCGGTGCTCGCCACCCCGGCGGCGTTCGCCGGCTCCGAGCTGTTCCCCGGCGTGGTCGGCCGCGTGGCCGGCGGCGTGCTGGCCCGGCTGCCCCGCCCCGTCCTGCGTGGGCTGCTGCCGGTGGTGCCGACCTACCTGTGGGTGGCGACCAAGGGCACCCGCCGCCCGGCCGGAGCCGCCCTGCCCCAGCCGCCCGACCCGGTCCTTCCCCGGTGA
- a CDS encoding lysylphosphatidylglycerol synthase transmembrane domain-containing protein, translating to MKRLVRIAFLVVALGFGAWVVAKQWEEIRAGFARLSWQSLVLSLVAVVAALCSGMMTWRALLADLGSPLPFRQAAKVFFVGQLGKYIPGSLWPVLAQMEMGRELGVPRSRSAAAFFLTMPVQLGSGLVISAVTLLAALPGTAAPYAWVFLLIPLLAVVFEPRVINAVLGFGLRKLRREPLERPLTRRGMLTALGWALLGWTAYGLHLAAVVHEFGPSGVSAVVFSIGAFALSWCLGIMTFVVPAGAGVREAAMVVVLAPVLDRGSAIAVALCSRIVIILGDLVCAGAAGLSARRVVDPRRDPDPGKAV from the coding sequence GTGAAACGGCTGGTCCGAATCGCCTTCCTGGTCGTGGCACTCGGGTTCGGCGCGTGGGTGGTGGCGAAGCAGTGGGAGGAGATCCGGGCCGGGTTCGCCCGGCTGTCCTGGCAGTCGCTCGTGCTGTCGCTGGTCGCCGTGGTCGCCGCGCTGTGCTCCGGGATGATGACGTGGCGGGCGCTGCTGGCCGATCTCGGCTCGCCGCTGCCGTTCCGCCAGGCGGCGAAGGTCTTCTTCGTCGGCCAGCTCGGCAAATACATCCCCGGCTCGCTCTGGCCGGTGCTCGCCCAGATGGAGATGGGCCGTGAGCTGGGCGTGCCCCGGTCGCGGAGCGCGGCGGCCTTCTTCCTGACGATGCCGGTGCAGCTCGGCAGCGGGCTGGTGATCTCGGCGGTGACGCTGCTGGCCGCCCTGCCGGGGACGGCCGCGCCGTACGCCTGGGTGTTCCTGCTGATCCCGCTGCTCGCGGTGGTGTTCGAGCCGAGGGTGATCAACGCGGTCCTCGGGTTCGGGCTGCGCAAGCTCAGGCGCGAGCCGCTGGAGCGCCCGCTCACCCGCAGGGGCATGCTCACCGCGCTGGGCTGGGCGCTGCTCGGCTGGACCGCGTACGGCCTCCACCTGGCCGCGGTCGTCCACGAGTTCGGGCCGTCGGGGGTGTCGGCGGTCGTGTTCTCCATCGGGGCGTTCGCGCTGTCCTGGTGCCTGGGGATCATGACGTTCGTGGTCCCGGCCGGGGCGGGGGTGCGCGAGGCGGCCATGGTGGTCGTGCTGGCGCCGGTCCTGGACCGCGGATCGGCGATCGCCGTGGCGCTCTGCTCCAGGATCGTGATCATCCTCGGCGATCTCGTCTGCGCCGGTGCGGCGGGTCTGTCGGCGCGGCGCGTCGTCGACCCCCGGCGCGATCCCGACCCCGGAAAAGCCGTGTGA
- a CDS encoding glycosyltransferase family 4 protein codes for MTPRVLVDAAAVPADRGALIRYVDGLVAALDRAGADLAVVCQRADAERYAALAPSARILSGPLGISNRAARLAWEQTGLPVLAQQTGAEVIHAPYYSMPLRSGLPTVVTVHDVTWFTEPSQHSEVKASFFRSATRTAVRHASRVIVPSKATRDELIRVLAADPTRIDVAYHGVDPALFHRPSEREVRHAADRLGLHGAPYVAFLGPLEPRKNIPNLIRGFVRAVQDLPDPPALVLAGGLRDADVDAAVGEVPSTVKVLRPGYLAFGDLSGFLGGALVAAFPSRGEGFGLPVLEAMACGAPVLTTHRTSLPEVGGDAVAYTEPDDASIADALRALLASRERREALSAAGLTRSREFTWEASAEAHLVSYQRAVE; via the coding sequence TTGACGCCCCGAGTGCTCGTCGACGCGGCCGCCGTCCCGGCCGATCGCGGTGCGTTGATCAGGTATGTCGACGGACTCGTCGCCGCGCTGGACAGGGCCGGTGCCGACCTGGCGGTCGTGTGCCAGCGGGCCGACGCCGAACGGTACGCCGCGCTCGCGCCCTCCGCCCGGATCCTGTCCGGCCCGCTCGGGATCTCCAACCGGGCCGCCCGGCTCGCCTGGGAGCAGACCGGGCTCCCCGTCCTCGCCCAGCAGACCGGCGCCGAGGTGATCCACGCCCCCTACTACTCGATGCCGCTCCGCTCCGGCCTGCCGACCGTGGTGACCGTGCACGACGTCACCTGGTTCACCGAGCCCTCGCAGCACAGCGAGGTCAAGGCCTCCTTCTTCCGCTCGGCGACCCGCACGGCGGTCCGGCACGCCTCCAGGGTGATCGTGCCCTCCAAGGCGACCAGGGACGAGCTGATCCGGGTGCTCGCCGCCGACCCCACCCGGATCGACGTGGCCTATCACGGGGTGGACCCGGCGCTGTTCCACCGGCCGTCCGAGCGGGAGGTCCGGCACGCCGCCGACCGGCTCGGCCTGCACGGTGCCCCCTACGTCGCCTTCCTGGGCCCGCTGGAGCCGCGCAAGAACATCCCCAACCTGATCCGCGGCTTCGTCCGGGCCGTCCAGGACCTGCCCGACCCGCCCGCCCTGGTGCTGGCCGGTGGCCTCCGCGACGCCGATGTGGACGCGGCGGTCGGGGAGGTGCCTTCCACCGTGAAGGTGCTCCGCCCCGGCTACCTGGCCTTCGGCGACCTGTCCGGGTTCCTCGGCGGCGCGCTCGTGGCGGCCTTCCCCTCGCGCGGCGAGGGGTTCGGGCTCCCGGTGCTGGAGGCCATGGCCTGCGGCGCGCCGGTGCTCACCACGCACCGCACCTCGCTGCCCGAGGTGGGAGGGGACGCGGTCGCCTACACCGAGCCCGACGACGCCAGCATCGCCGACGCGCTCCGCGCGCTGCTGGCCTCGCGGGAGCGCCGCGAGGCCCTGTCCGCGGCCGGCCTGACCCGCTCCAGGGAGTTCACCTGGGAAGCCTCGGCTGAGGCCCACCTGGTCTCGTATCAACGTGCTGTCGAATAG